The Candidatus Omnitrophota bacterium DNA segment TCGCTCCCGTCCGCATGAGCCAAAACAAGAGAGAAATTCCCATACGTATTGTTATCCAAAGGAACGCTCTTAGGCATTCGATAATAAAACATCCTTTTGCCGTCCGGCGAGAAACGAACCCCTGCTTCGTTGAACTCCGGCGTGTTGGCGATATTTCGTTTATCCGATCCATCCGGCCGCATCAGAAACAAATCCCAGTCGCCTTGATTCGTCTCCCCGCTAAAAGCCAGCCAGCCTTTGTTATGCAATTCGTCCGCCAGCGTTGAAACATCGTCCATTAGGACTTGATCTGCATTTCCAGGGGTTTTATCGGAGAAAATCTCAGCATAAGTCCATGAAGGCTCCCATCCGGAAGGAAGCGCCAAAACGGGGCCGTTATGGGCGCCGGGATGCAAGGATCGCAATTCGCCGCTCTCGCCGCCGATGATGGGCGCATCGTTCAAGCGCATCAATCCCATCGGCGCGCCCTGCTGGCCTGGATCGCCGTCTTCGTTCATGTTACCCGTGAAGATAACATACATGCCATCGGGGGAAACGTTTCCGCCGTAGACATGCCGCCCGTCCTCGCCATAAACCATTTGCCGCTTTCGACCCTCGGCGTCCGCTCGCCAAAGTTGCGTCCAACCGTAGCCGTTGTTGCCATTTTGTCCCGCCGGGCGATAGCTGAAAATCATGTTCCTTGAATCTGGAAACCAATCGGGAGTGCAGCAATCCACCCGGCTGACTGGATTGGCCGCTCCGTTCGAAATATCCATGCGAGCCACGCTCCATCCGGCGTCGAAACTATTGGCGACTCCGCACAGCCATCGGCCATCCGGCGACCATGTCAATTGCTGGAAGAATCCCTGACGCTCCAGTTTTTTTGCGATGGTTTTCGTTTCGATGTCGAAAATGAAAATTCCCTTCAACGATAAGCAGGCGATTTGCTTCCCATCCGGACTCCAACTGGCCCAGGAATATTCGCCCTCCGGCCCCAATATCCGAGTCTGCGTTCCATCGCTCTTGGCGAGCGTCACCACACCCTGCATTCCATAATTATTACCGTCGATTTTTTGCTCCCGGCGCAATCTCCGATACAGCAATTGCCGCCCATCCCGCGAAAATTGCGGGGCGGCCTCGTTAAATTCCGGCGTTTGGGTGAGGTTTTTCGGATCGGAACCGTCTGGACGGCATGAGAACAAATCCCAATCGCCCTTATCCGAGCAAGCGCTGAAAATGATCCATCCCTTGTCTTTCACTTCTTCAGCCAACCGCTTCGTCGAATCGTCGAGCAGCGGATTCGGACTCTCCCGATTTTGGCAAAAAGCCGGTACTCGAAACAGAACAGCGAATCCGATGACGAGGAAGAATAATCTTACAAGAGGCCGATGGATGGATGACATTGTCAAACGCCTTTCTTATATTGATGTCTGTTTCATTTCGTATTCCGCTTTATTTTTCCAATGTCCAAAAACGAACTCCATACGGTTCCAGCGAAATTTCCCAGGCCGCATTATCGCGCGTCAATTTTATCGGAGTCTCCGGTTTGAGTCTTGAATTTTCGTCACTGTTAGCGGTTAGCGCATCAAAAACGATGGGTTTGACTTGGAGATCGTAGAGCGGATTTTCCAAGGTGAGATTCACTGTCATCGGCGTGGGAGAGAAATTCCAAAGCAACAAATTATAGAGTTGATATTTCGCGTCCCAGCTGGCCAATCCATGAACTTTGTCCGATACCGAACCGATTCGCAACCGTTCGCCGGTCAAGCGCGATAGCAATTTGAATAAAAAATAAGTAGGGCGGATTTGGTTTTGATAATCGAAAAGGCCATCCCATTGCGGACGCCGGTTCCACCATTTGGCCATGAATACATTGCCTTCCGACGACATGAACTTGGAGAAACGCTCGAATGATACATGATAATCGCGGATGTGATAGTAACAGGAATAATCCAATCCCGCTTCCTTCATTTGCCAAATCGCTTCCGCCGCAAAACAGGGTTGAAAACGCGCATCCTGGGGAGGATTCGATAAATCGATATTCCATTCGTCCAGGAAAGTCTCCGGTTTCAATCCGGGATGTTTTTTCAACTCAGTTTGGACATAGTCGATCGTTTGGCGAATCTGCCGTGGATCGCTGGTATAGATATGCCAGGATGCGAAATGCAAGGGAATCTTTTGACTTTCGCAGAAGTTCATCAGCGCGGGGAGAATGGGTGAACGAGCATTAGCCAGGGCGGGACCGCCGACTCTCGCTTCCGGATCGGCGCGCAGGATCGCCGCCGCCGTGCGGCGATAGTAAATCGTATAATTCTCCGGACGGAAGCGATAAGGGCAGCCGCCGCTTTCTCCGATATCTGGTTCATTGCCGATTTCCCAGTAGCGGATTTTGGGATGGCGCTTCTTATAATGATGAACCAGGTTGTAGATTAACCTTTCCCATTCTTCATAGTCATTCGGTTCGACGATATCCTGATTAATCTCCGGAAAGAGCGCGGCGGGCTTGAAGCAGATGCACATCACCGGTTCAGCCTCGGCCTGCACAATCGCATCCACGGAACGATCCAGCGCGTCGAAATGATATCGGCCGCGCTCCGGCAGAAGATCGAAATATTCCTGAATAAACAGACGGATTACTTTCGGATGCAAGGCGCGAATCTCGGCGATGCGATTGTCCCACATCGGCTCTTCCGATAATCCTCCCTGGCCCAGCGCCATGCGGTCGATGTTCATCGGACCGAGCCGCTCGTTTAAATATACCTTTACGAGAGTGCTAGGCGTTTGTCCCCATACAAGCGATGAAATTGCTGCTAAACAAACGATTGTCAATAGGCGAATTTTCATGATTTCCTCTCCTTTTCTCAGTAGGAAGCAATAATCGAGTAATGCTGTCCGCGGGGATTCTTAATCGCAATCCATTCCTTATCGATGTCGAAATCCCGCCAATCTTGACCGTTGACCGTAACGGAACGCATAGGTTTGGCGCTGGGATGGCGCAACCGGAGTAGCAGCGTTTTGAGAGAATCGCCGCAGGGAGCATCGATTTCCGCCGTCAGACGGCCTGCATGAACTTGGCTTGTTGCCGTGAATGCGATTTTTCCGTAATAGGTCGGAGCGTTTTCGACTTCGATGCGCTTGCCGTCCTCCAACCACTTCCTCGGAGTCGCTTGCAACAAGAGCAGCGAATCGTCGTCCCGTTCGCGAACGAGCATGTTGCGATATAACTCGAACCAGGCCCCGTCCGTACTCGGCGGCCCGAAATATTGCCCCCAAAACCAACGGTGCTCGACCGGTTCGAGAGCCGAATGGCTGAAAGCGCAAGCCATATAGCTGTAAAAAGCTCGAATAACCGCCTTGGGATCGTCGCGCAGCAAGTAAGCCGTCGCCTGAGGATTGTAAACCGGCTCGTTGGCCATGCCCCAGCCTTTCAAGTAGAAATTGTCCTCATGATCGTTCAAAAGCGCGTCAGCCAAAACGCCGTCAGCGGGAAGCGCCTTTAAGCGGATCAAATGAACGGCGCCCGTATCCACATCGGTAGGATACCATTGCTCGAATAGCCGCCGGGGAGTCAAGGCTTCGCAGGGAACATAAGGAATCCAAGTTTGATCCCGCAATTGAACCAATGGAGATTGCATCGCCGCCGATTCGAAAGCGCGTTCGATCGATCGGCGAAAATCCTGCGCCGCCTTCAGGCATTCCTGAGCGCGCGGGTGGCCGGTTTCATCCAAAGCCTTGCCCAGAGCGGCCAGTCCGGCGTAGACATACGCCTGCGTGAATGCCCAAATTCCATCGCCGGTAAGATCGTTGAGAGGCGATCGAATCAACCCCATTGTTGATTCCCTATGCTCTGTTGATTGCCTTATTTCATTCAAACACCAATCCATCGCTTTCAGCGTATAAGGCAGGAGCCGCTCGAACGCTTTGCCGTCCTGCGATAAAAGATAATGCTGAGCCGCCGCGTATATCATCGAGGGAGTATAAACGCCCCAATTGGCGTATCCGCCGATATGGCCGTTAGGCTCCTGGTTACGGCGAAACATCGTCAGCAGTTCTTCTAAAGAAAGATCATGATAACCGCGAAGATCGTAAATCATGTAATCGACGTAAACGGCTTGGTTGACCGGCCAGGGGATTCCGTTTTGGCCGTAGGCGAAATTGGAATAGGGAATATCGATCTTCGCATTTTCTTCCGAACTCCCATGACAGCGCGGCAAACGCAGCGCATGCCAAAGGCTGGCGCGGAACAAGTCGTTGACCGTTTTTTCCGGAACGCGAAACTGCGCGCCTCGGCCAATATAATCCGACCAAAACTGAATAGTTTGCGTCCGCGCTTCCTCATAATTCAAAGCCAGCAGTTTTTCACGATCTTGAGGTGAAACCGCTGGCGAAGGCAATTTCACTATGAGTTCTTGGGTTTGATTCGAATTCAAAGAGAAAGATAGTTCCGTTTCGAATAATGGCAGGCTTTTTTCATCCGTACTTTCCGCCTTTTTGACGTTGCAGGATGTAACGGTAAAGCCATCCCCCTCCACGGAAAACAAAGTTTGACCGTCTGTCTCATTTTGAAAATATATGGCGTTTCCCTGATGTTGGGGGATCAAGGGCTTTGTTTCCAATGATGGCAATTTCCGTTGATGAAGGATTTTCAAAATGACGGTTTTGACATCCTGTCCTTTATTGGCCGCGCTGACTTTCTGAAGCAGCGTCATGGGGATATCGCCCCGCCGTTCTTTAGGCGGTCCATCAAGGGGATAAGCAAACTGTTCCACAGTGTACTCCACTTCATCCTTGGTTAATGAAGTGGTTATCAATGGCAGTCCTTCCTCTAACGGCTGCCCTTTCCAGAATCGTTCGATTCCGCTCTTCAAATCGCCGAAATCATACCAGAATCGAAAACGGTCGGAATTGCCGTAATCGCTCCATACCCCCGCGCCGCGATCGACGCCGAACTTGCGCATCGAACTATCCCAGGCCAGACATACAATATGTCCGGGTTCTGGCTGAGATGGATGAACGTAATCCGGCCGTCCCATATCTTCCCAAAGGGCTGCGAATTGCTCGAAAGACGCTTCCGGCTCCGTGCGAATCCGATCCAGTATGCGAAGGCCTTTCCGCGTTTCCCATTCGCGTTGACATTCGACGAAGGAAACCGCAGGATCGCCCGCCGAGAGAAAAATGTCGAATAAGGGAATCAAAAAGCCCTTGTTTTGGAGCAGCTGATCCAAAGTGACGCTGAATCCCTTCTTACCTTCATGATCCATTTGAATGGCGATCTTGCGCGAATCGATTCGATAGGCGGGATCCTGCAAAAGGCGGCGAGCGTCGTTTGCATCACTTTGCTTGATGAATTCCGTCCAAAAGGGGTGTAACTTTTCGTTGATCTTGATTGGCGTGGGCGAATAGATAACGGTAAACGCGATTCCATCCACATCCCCGCCGCCGCCCGTTGTTTCCCAGAAACCGCTTTTTGAATCTTCTCCGGATTCCAATCCCTCGCCGTGGAGATCGGTTATCGTCAATCCATCGCCTAACAGCTTAATGGAAAATGGTATGCTTTGACGCGATGAATGCCCCCAACTCATTTGAAGCCTCAATTCGTTTCGCGCCTCTTCGCTCCAACTGGAAGTACCCATCCAAAAAATGATAAAGATGAAGGAATGTTTCAGCATAAACGTTTTCGGCCTCATAGATTGTCCTCCCTAAACTCCCGTTTCGCAGATAGTTACAATTTCTTACCCATATCAAAATTTATCAGGGAAGGGAAGCGAAGGAATAAACAACTTCCTCATTTATATTTCGTCTAGTCAATTAGGAAAAGTCTCTTCTTATCGGAAAAGGATTCAATTACAATAGGCAGCGGCGCCTAGAGGATGGATTTCTATTTGAATATTATTAATTTTGCTCGAGGCGGATAAATAAATGCTATGTTTTAATATGATATTGCGATTTAGTAACAGGTCAGCCATGTGAAGTAAGATTGTGGCGGCAAGAGAGCCACTAGCAAGAATTTTCAAGAATAAATTATACCGACCGTTACTTCGAATCCGGTTCAGAAGTTATCCATATATGGTTGACTTGTTACAAAAGTTTTTTATGATAGGCGGTTCCAATTCGTCGTTATCAAAAGAGAAAGGAGCGCGCATCATGAATCTCAATGTGAAAGCCTTTGGTCTTGCTGGCGGTTTGATTTGGGGATTGGGATTGTTCTTATTGACGTGGTGGATCATCGCCATTGAAGGCTCATCGGGAGTTGTCCCTTTTTTGGGTTTGATCTATCGCGGCTATCGCATCACTCCTTTGGGCAGCGTTATCGGCTTGGTTTGGGGATTGATCGATGGCTTTGTGAGCGGAATCATATTCGCCTGGCTTTATAATTGTCTCGCTGCTAAATGCCCATTAAAAGAAGCCTGATCGAAGGCGGTGAAAATGAAGACATTCTTTTTTTCTTTATGGACGGCGGGAATTCTGTGCTTGTCGTTTCCCGCATCGGGTGGTGATTTTTTTCCGGTCGGCGTTTGGTATGGCGGCGGCAAGGCGCGGGCGCCGATGCTGGTTCGCGATCCCGCATCGGAAAAAGAATCTTGGAAGTCCGACCTTCTCGCCATCCGGTCGCTTGGTTTCAACAGCATTAAATGTTGGGTGGATTGGGCGACGGCCGAGCCGGAAAAGGGCCGATTCCATTTTGAAAATCTGGAACAACTGTTAAGCCTGACGGATGAGATCGGATTACGCGTCATCATCCAGATGTACGCCGACTCCGCTCCGGAATGGGTGGGCGAAAAATATCCCGGCGCCGCTTTCGTTAACCAACGCGGGCAAATCGTCCGTTCCCAAGCCTCTCCCGGCTATTGCGTAGATCATCCCGGCGTTCGCAAAGCCATGATGAAGTTTTATGAAGAGACGGCGAAGCGCGCGCGAGAACATCCGTCGTTCTTCGCCTGGGACTTGTGGAGCGAGCCGCATATCGTCAATTGGGTATGGTTCGACGAACCGGCGGAATTTTGTTATTGCCCTTATACCCAGGAGCGATTCCGTTCCTGGCTTAAGAAGAAATATTCCACGCTGGATGGCCTCAACCACGCCTGGTATCGGACATTTACCCGCTGGGATCAGGCGCAGCCGCCTCGCTTCGGTACGATTTTATCCTATACGGATTTCATCGATTGGAAATCGTTTATCCCCGATAAATTGCAGGAGGATTTGCAGGCGAAAGCGGAAGCGGTTCGCAAAGCGGATTCCCAATTCATTGTCAGCAGCCATTCCGCCGTCCCATCGGTTTTGACAAGCCCTTTATACGGCGATGGCAATCCCGACGACTGGGGGATGTCTCAAGTAGTAGACCATTACGGGACGTCCATCTATCCCAAGCACGCTTCATCCACCGCACCTTGGAGCGTTATTCGCTTGACGGCGGGGTTGGACGCCATCCGGTCGGCGGGACGGGAGAAGGGATGGTGGATTGGCGAATTGCAGGCGGGGCAGGGAGCTACCGGCGTCCGCGTGGCCGATCCCGTCACGGCGGCCGATTTGCGTCTTTGGGGCTGGACGGTCATCGCTCGCGGCGCGCGTTCGATCAGTTATTATGCTTGGTTTCCAATGAGTTCCGGCTATGAGTCGAATGGATACGGCATGGTCGAACTCGATGGGACGATCACGGAACGCGCCGAAGCGGCGGGACGTTTCGCCCGCATCATCGATGAAAATCGGGATTTATTCCTATCCATGCGTCCGCTACCGGCGCAGGCGGCGGTTATGTACAATCCATTGGCTTATA contains these protein-coding regions:
- a CDS encoding bacteriophage holin, yielding MNLNVKAFGLAGGLIWGLGLFLLTWWIIAIEGSSGVVPFLGLIYRGYRITPLGSVIGLVWGLIDGFVSGIIFAWLYNCLAAKCPLKEA
- a CDS encoding beta-galactosidase, with translation MKTFFFSLWTAGILCLSFPASGGDFFPVGVWYGGGKARAPMLVRDPASEKESWKSDLLAIRSLGFNSIKCWVDWATAEPEKGRFHFENLEQLLSLTDEIGLRVIIQMYADSAPEWVGEKYPGAAFVNQRGQIVRSQASPGYCVDHPGVRKAMMKFYEETAKRAREHPSFFAWDLWSEPHIVNWVWFDEPAEFCYCPYTQERFRSWLKKKYSTLDGLNHAWYRTFTRWDQAQPPRFGTILSYTDFIDWKSFIPDKLQEDLQAKAEAVRKADSQFIVSSHSAVPSVLTSPLYGDGNPDDWGMSQVVDHYGTSIYPKHASSTAPWSVIRLTAGLDAIRSAGREKGWWIGELQAGQGATGVRVADPVTAADLRLWGWTVIARGARSISYYAWFPMSSGYESNGYGMVELDGTITERAEAAGRFARIIDENRDLFLSMRPLPAQAAVMYNPLAYMAGGNTVGPGQAVRDSLMGFYRAMFERNIPVDFVHADEIVSGMAERYKMIYLPTPLMLQKSVAEALKEYVRRGGTLISEARPAWNDEKGFANERIPGAGLDEVFGCREKVLNSPPKVEMILKSNLPEALAPMAGKTAIGAQYAESLDIASSSTEVWACFANGDAAMTASAYGKGKAVLIGSFLAAAYDRNSDAAAGQLLQSLVSWAGVDPEIEIEGGQGELDARLLESDKGRLFIGVNYSETAQEVKFIMPSSFSEDHAMNLENGEMVSLSDALEGCVLTHAFQPRDVLVLLLPKERIKSQSFR